The following are encoded together in the Candidatus Flexicrinis proximus genome:
- a CDS encoding phosphoribosylaminoimidazolesuccinocarboxamide synthase gives MLSHAELLAAIPDALDGVDVPGWGERTRGKVRDTYTRGGLRGLVTTDRISAFDRVLGLIPYKGQVLNQLSLWWFEQTRDVVNNHVVAAPDPNVTIAREAQTLPVEVVVRGYLTGVTSTSMWTMYQAGERAPYGVPLPDGMHKNDVLPQPVITPTTKAAEGGHDQPLTRAEIVNGILPEALWSEVEAAALAIFARGQEVARRGGLILVDTKYEFGLIDGRLTLIDEIHTPDSSRYWIADTVTPGVEPENLDKEFLRKWFAAQGYRGDGTPPTMPPDFIAQVASRYIDAYERLTGRPFTPAETPAAARIEKALGDWQAGT, from the coding sequence ATGCTCTCACACGCTGAACTTCTCGCGGCAATTCCAGACGCTTTGGACGGCGTCGATGTGCCTGGCTGGGGCGAACGGACGCGCGGCAAGGTCCGCGATACGTATACGCGCGGGGGGCTGCGCGGGCTGGTTACAACCGACCGGATCAGCGCGTTCGACCGCGTGCTGGGACTGATCCCGTACAAGGGGCAGGTGCTAAACCAGCTCAGCCTGTGGTGGTTCGAGCAGACCCGCGACGTGGTGAACAATCATGTCGTGGCGGCCCCGGACCCGAACGTGACAATCGCACGCGAGGCGCAGACGCTGCCGGTCGAGGTGGTCGTGCGCGGCTACCTGACGGGAGTCACGTCGACCAGCATGTGGACGATGTACCAGGCAGGCGAACGCGCGCCTTACGGCGTACCGCTGCCCGATGGGATGCACAAGAACGATGTCCTGCCGCAGCCGGTCATCACGCCGACCACGAAGGCCGCGGAGGGCGGGCACGATCAGCCGCTGACGCGCGCCGAGATCGTGAACGGGATCCTGCCGGAAGCGTTGTGGAGCGAGGTCGAGGCGGCGGCGCTGGCGATCTTCGCGCGCGGCCAGGAGGTCGCGCGGCGCGGCGGTCTGATCCTGGTCGATACCAAGTATGAATTCGGCCTGATCGACGGCAGGCTGACGCTGATCGACGAAATCCACACGCCGGACTCGTCGCGGTACTGGATCGCCGACACGGTTACGCCGGGAGTCGAGCCGGAAAACCTGGACAAGGAATTCCTGCGCAAGTGGTTCGCGGCGCAGGGCTACCGCGGCGATGGCACGCCGCCAACGATGCCGCCCGACTTCATCGCGCAGGTCGCGTCGCGATATATCGACGCCTACGAACGGCTGACCGGAAGGCCATTTACACCCGCCGAAACGCCGGCTGCGGCGCGGATTGAAAAGGCATTAGGGGACTGGCAGGCCGGTACGTGA
- the purB gene encoding adenylosuccinate lyase, with product MSFGHDTYISPYTWRYGSEAMRHVWSLEEQRRIWRRIWVALAEAQRDAGLVRAEQVEDLRQHSGDINIERALEIEAEIHHDLMAEVRTFAEQCPIGGGIIHLGATSMDIEDNADALRLREALDLILTAVRGLLAALADKIEAEADHVCMAFTHLQPAEPTTIGYRFANYAQDLLADTRDLTRVRADLRGKGLKGAVGTAASYAELLQGTGMTPADLEARVMGALGLEAFIITHQTYPRRQDWMVINSLASIAMTCYRLAFDMRLLQSPPFGEWAEPFGAKQVGSSAMPFKRNPINAENIDSLARYVATLPRVAWDNAAHHLLERTLDDSGNRRTVLPDAFLATDEILKRLTRIVTHLRIDGRAVERNLSVYGTFAATERVLMEAARHGGDRQDLHEVIRENSLAAWAALRNGDENPLVETLSSDTRITRYIAAERVRDLLDASAYVGDAPARARMMADEIRRELKTRKSD from the coding sequence ATGAGCTTCGGACACGACACCTACATCAGCCCGTATACGTGGCGCTACGGCAGCGAGGCGATGCGGCACGTGTGGTCGCTGGAAGAACAGCGGCGCATCTGGCGACGCATCTGGGTCGCATTGGCCGAGGCGCAGAGGGACGCGGGTCTGGTCCGCGCCGAACAGGTGGAGGATCTGCGCCAGCACAGCGGGGACATCAACATTGAGCGGGCGCTGGAGATCGAGGCGGAGATCCATCATGATCTGATGGCCGAGGTGCGGACGTTCGCTGAACAATGCCCGATCGGTGGGGGGATCATCCATCTCGGCGCGACGAGTATGGACATTGAGGACAACGCGGACGCCTTGCGGCTGCGCGAGGCGCTTGACCTGATCCTGACGGCGGTACGCGGGCTGCTGGCGGCGCTGGCGGACAAGATCGAGGCGGAAGCCGACCACGTATGCATGGCTTTCACGCACCTGCAACCCGCAGAACCGACGACGATCGGCTACCGGTTCGCAAACTACGCGCAGGACCTGCTGGCCGACACCCGCGATCTGACGCGGGTACGTGCGGACCTACGCGGAAAAGGGCTGAAGGGCGCGGTCGGGACAGCGGCCAGCTATGCCGAACTCTTGCAGGGTACTGGCATGACGCCGGCAGACCTCGAAGCGCGGGTGATGGGCGCGCTGGGGCTGGAGGCGTTCATTATTACGCACCAGACCTATCCGCGCCGGCAGGACTGGATGGTAATCAACAGCCTGGCCAGCATTGCGATGACCTGCTACCGACTGGCGTTCGATATGCGGCTGCTGCAATCCCCGCCCTTTGGCGAGTGGGCGGAGCCGTTCGGGGCGAAACAGGTCGGGTCGTCGGCGATGCCGTTCAAACGCAACCCGATCAACGCGGAGAACATCGACAGTCTGGCGCGCTACGTGGCGACCCTGCCGCGGGTGGCGTGGGACAATGCGGCGCATCACCTGCTGGAGCGCACGCTGGACGACAGTGGCAACCGGCGGACGGTGCTGCCGGACGCGTTCCTGGCGACCGACGAAATCCTGAAGCGCCTGACCCGCATCGTGACGCACCTGCGGATTGATGGACGGGCGGTGGAACGCAACCTGAGCGTATACGGGACATTCGCGGCGACAGAGCGCGTGCTGATGGAAGCCGCCCGTCACGGCGGTGACCGCCAGGACCTGCACGAGGTGATCCGCGAAAACAGCCTGGCGGCCTGGGCGGCACTGCGGAACGGGGACGAGAATCCCCTGGTTGAAACACTGTCGTCGGATACCCGCATCACGCGCTATATCGCGGCGGAGAGGGTACGCGACCTGCTGGACGCCTCGGCTTATGTCGGTGATGCGCCGGCGAGGGCGCGCATGATGGCGGATGAAATCCGTCGTGAGTTGAAAACGAGAAAGAGTGATTGA
- the purL gene encoding phosphoribosylformylglycinamidine synthase subunit PurL: MQITRIEVHPRAAVSDGRLVTAAHQLGYPTLAACSVTRLFFVSGSLSEADAHRLAQHLLSDPVTETYTLGVSPAAAGRHLVERTLLPGVTDAVADSLKHAASLIGLTLDQAATGDRYELEGDLTPAQVERIARGVLANTVIHRLSLGTPIDAPFIAPQPPDDTVEIIPVRGLNDADLTGLSGTRRLSLDLNEMRAIQGYFDEIQRDPTDAELEMLAQTWSEHCVHKTFRAKITYTGPAHGTAADSAPVTQDIDGLLKTYIRAATESLNKAWVRSAFVDNAGIVAFDDRFDVAFKVETHNRPSALEPFGGANTGAGGVIRDVLGVSARPIANTDVLCFGMPDTPAEALPHNVLHPRRVIDGVIHGIEDYGNKMGIPTVNGAVHYHPGYTANPLVFAGCVGLVPRGAHKAEAQPDDLIVVIGGRTGRDGLRGATFSSMEMDTSTAQLSGGAVQIGNPIAEKQVPEVVLKARDAGLYTAITDCGAGGLSSAVGEMGKDLGARVQLTDVPLKYPGLRPWEIWLSEAQERMVFAVPPSNWAAFQTICDAHDVEAVNIGTFAPTGQLTLYYGEKVVGDVSMAFLHGGIPRRELKAEWTPAAPPAPQPRPAPRARTSGGAGYGDTLLTLLTHPTIRSKADVIHRYDHEVGTGTAVKPLVGRGAGPGDAAVIVPLDALREEGSTKAIALSVGLCPQYTAYDPYAMAWAAVDEAIRNAVAVGADPDTISILDNFSWGNTQLPDRLGALVRCSQGCYDAAITYGTPFISGKDSLNNEYVGLDGQRHSIPGTLVISALGMVPDATRTVTSDFKQAGNLVYVVGATRDELGGSAYFEAEAIGGGTVPQPVRNAPAAYRALHQAIRAGYVTAAHDPSEGGLAVALAEMCIGGQVGADINLSAVYAPAPLSDDTLAFSESQGRMVVEVTADNGSAFETLLTGAGIDFAAVGEVGGNSLRLSGYFGRTEVSVDAMTAAWGGVSNAAQTQAMSGRASEARPQTTRTSTGKPILILHATGSNRDRDAALACELAGGSPEIVTINQLTRGERHVRDYAMLVIPGGFSYGDDLGAGVLWALDLRERIPGIDTFIEAGKPVLGICNGFQTLVKSGYLPGGAWDGGQRSVTLTYNEGGRFECRWVELAANPKSPCLFTEGLVAPIYAPIAHGEGRVMVADEATRQRLMTDGLAALTYVGDGYPANPNGSVDAIAGLCNPAGNVFGLMPHPENHIFPWQHPQRLDGYDGLPLFVNGVRRA; this comes from the coding sequence GTGCAGATCACCCGCATTGAAGTCCATCCGCGCGCGGCTGTAAGTGATGGCCGCCTCGTCACCGCGGCACATCAGTTAGGCTACCCGACTCTCGCCGCGTGCTCCGTCACGCGGTTGTTTTTTGTCTCGGGCAGCCTATCAGAAGCCGACGCCCACCGTCTTGCCCAACACCTGCTCTCCGACCCCGTAACCGAAACCTACACGCTTGGCGTGTCACCCGCAGCAGCCGGACGGCATCTGGTGGAGCGCACGCTGCTCCCCGGCGTCACCGATGCGGTGGCGGACAGCCTCAAACATGCCGCTTCACTGATCGGGCTGACCCTCGATCAGGCCGCGACGGGCGACCGCTACGAACTGGAAGGCGACCTGACGCCTGCCCAAGTCGAAAGGATCGCGCGCGGCGTGCTGGCGAATACGGTGATCCACCGGCTGAGCCTCGGCACCCCGATAGACGCGCCGTTTATCGCGCCGCAGCCGCCGGACGATACGGTCGAGATCATCCCCGTACGTGGGTTGAATGACGCCGATCTGACCGGGCTGAGCGGCACGCGCAGGCTGTCGCTTGACCTGAACGAGATGCGCGCCATACAGGGATACTTCGATGAAATCCAGCGCGATCCGACCGATGCCGAGCTTGAGATGCTGGCTCAAACCTGGTCGGAACACTGCGTACACAAGACGTTCCGGGCGAAGATCACGTACACAGGCCCGGCGCACGGGACAGCCGCCGATAGCGCACCTGTAACACAGGATATCGACGGGCTGTTGAAGACTTATATTCGCGCGGCGACCGAGAGCCTGAATAAGGCCTGGGTGCGGAGCGCGTTCGTCGACAATGCCGGAATTGTGGCCTTCGACGACCGTTTCGACGTAGCCTTCAAGGTCGAGACGCACAACCGGCCATCGGCCCTCGAACCATTTGGCGGCGCGAACACGGGCGCAGGCGGCGTGATCCGCGATGTCCTGGGGGTGAGCGCCAGGCCAATCGCCAATACGGACGTGCTGTGCTTCGGGATGCCGGATACTCCGGCCGAGGCGCTGCCCCATAACGTGCTGCATCCCCGGCGGGTCATCGATGGCGTGATCCATGGCATCGAGGATTACGGCAACAAGATGGGCATCCCGACCGTCAACGGAGCGGTGCATTACCATCCCGGCTATACCGCCAACCCGCTGGTATTTGCCGGGTGCGTCGGATTGGTTCCGCGCGGCGCACACAAGGCCGAGGCACAGCCCGACGACCTGATCGTGGTGATCGGCGGGCGTACCGGACGGGACGGACTGCGCGGCGCAACATTCAGCAGTATGGAAATGGATACATCCACCGCTCAGCTTTCCGGAGGCGCCGTACAGATCGGCAATCCGATAGCCGAGAAGCAGGTGCCGGAAGTGGTCCTGAAGGCACGCGATGCCGGACTGTACACGGCAATCACCGACTGCGGCGCGGGAGGCCTGTCAAGCGCGGTCGGCGAGATGGGAAAAGACCTCGGCGCACGCGTGCAGTTGACCGACGTACCGTTGAAATATCCGGGGCTGCGGCCGTGGGAAATCTGGCTGAGCGAGGCGCAGGAACGGATGGTATTTGCCGTCCCGCCATCCAACTGGGCGGCATTCCAGACGATCTGTGACGCGCACGACGTCGAGGCGGTCAATATCGGAACATTCGCGCCGACAGGCCAGCTGACCCTGTATTATGGCGAGAAGGTCGTCGGTGACGTGAGCATGGCGTTCCTGCATGGGGGGATTCCGCGGCGCGAACTGAAAGCGGAGTGGACGCCAGCCGCGCCCCCTGCCCCACAACCGCGTCCGGCTCCCAGAGCCAGGACGTCAGGAGGCGCAGGCTACGGCGATACGCTGCTCACCCTGCTGACCCATCCAACGATCCGCAGCAAGGCGGATGTCATCCACCGCTATGACCATGAGGTCGGGACGGGGACGGCGGTCAAGCCGCTGGTGGGACGCGGCGCAGGCCCAGGCGACGCAGCCGTGATCGTCCCGCTCGACGCGCTGAGGGAAGAAGGCTCGACCAAAGCGATTGCGCTATCGGTGGGCTTGTGCCCGCAGTATACGGCTTACGATCCGTATGCGATGGCGTGGGCGGCGGTGGACGAGGCCATCCGTAACGCGGTGGCTGTAGGCGCCGACCCGGACACGATTTCAATCCTGGACAACTTCAGCTGGGGCAATACACAACTCCCCGACCGGTTAGGCGCGCTCGTGCGCTGTTCGCAAGGCTGTTACGACGCGGCCATTACCTACGGCACGCCGTTCATCAGCGGCAAGGACAGCCTGAACAACGAGTATGTCGGGCTGGACGGTCAGCGCCACAGCATCCCCGGCACACTGGTGATTTCGGCACTTGGCATGGTTCCGGACGCGACCCGCACGGTCACGAGCGACTTCAAACAGGCCGGCAACCTGGTTTACGTCGTGGGCGCAACGCGAGATGAACTGGGCGGAAGCGCCTATTTCGAAGCCGAGGCCATCGGCGGCGGAACAGTCCCGCAGCCGGTCAGAAATGCGCCAGCCGCCTACCGCGCGCTGCATCAGGCGATCCGCGCAGGGTACGTGACGGCCGCGCACGATCCAAGCGAAGGCGGCCTAGCGGTCGCGCTGGCTGAAATGTGCATTGGCGGGCAAGTCGGCGCTGACATCAACCTGAGCGCGGTATATGCGCCGGCGCCGTTGAGCGACGACACGCTGGCATTCAGCGAGTCGCAAGGACGGATGGTGGTCGAAGTCACCGCGGACAATGGCAGTGCGTTCGAGACGCTTCTGACCGGCGCAGGGATCGACTTTGCCGCGGTTGGTGAGGTCGGCGGGAACTCACTAAGGCTGTCCGGCTATTTCGGCAGGACGGAGGTCAGCGTCGACGCGATGACGGCAGCCTGGGGCGGCGTCAGCAACGCGGCCCAGACGCAAGCGATGTCTGGCAGGGCGTCCGAGGCCAGACCCCAGACTACACGTACTTCCACGGGCAAGCCGATCCTGATCCTGCACGCGACCGGCAGCAACCGTGACCGCGACGCGGCGCTGGCCTGCGAACTGGCCGGAGGGTCACCGGAGATCGTGACCATCAATCAGCTGACGCGCGGCGAACGGCATGTGCGCGATTACGCGATGCTGGTCATTCCGGGCGGGTTCAGCTACGGCGACGACCTGGGCGCGGGCGTGCTGTGGGCGCTTGATCTGCGCGAGCGGATCCCCGGTATCGACACGTTCATCGAGGCGGGTAAGCCGGTACTCGGTATCTGCAACGGCTTCCAGACGCTCGTCAAATCGGGCTATCTTCCGGGAGGCGCGTGGGACGGAGGACAGCGGTCGGTCACGCTGACTTATAACGAAGGCGGCCGCTTCGAATGCCGCTGGGTAGAGCTCGCCGCAAACCCCAAAAGTCCGTGCCTGTTCACGGAAGGGTTGGTCGCGCCGATCTACGCGCCAATCGCCCACGGCGAAGGCCGGGTGATGGTGGCCGACGAGGCGACGCGGCAGCGGCTGATGACGGACGGGCTGGCAGCGCTGACCTATGTGGGCGACGGCTATCCGGCAAACCCGAACGGCTCGGTCGATGCGATTGCCGGGTTGTGCAATCCGGCCGGGAACGTCTTCGGATTGATGCCCCATCCTGAGAACCATATTTTCCCGTGGCAGCACCCCCAGCGCCTCGATGGCTACGACGGACTGCCGCTGTTCGTGAATGGAGTGCGCCGCGCATGA
- a CDS encoding aquaporin, whose protein sequence is MNPKLVKPALAELLGTFILVFIGAAAVVSAAGSGGVVTAAFGHGLVLVGIIFAFGHISGGHFNPAVTLAMLIAGKVDLMKAVYYWIAQFVGAIVAGLLIKGLLGFAGPATGTLTSDAVWTAAIFEAVVTFIFVSVIFQTAAFGKAGNLAPVAIGFTLAACIFAAGPFTGGSLNPARTFGPALASGDLSYFIPYFVGIFGGAALAALVQTRLLND, encoded by the coding sequence ATGAATCCGAAACTGGTCAAGCCCGCCCTGGCGGAACTCTTAGGTACGTTTATTCTGGTCTTCATCGGCGCTGCCGCAGTGGTCTCGGCCGCGGGAAGTGGTGGGGTAGTTACGGCGGCCTTCGGCCACGGCCTCGTCCTTGTCGGCATCATTTTCGCGTTTGGTCATATCAGTGGTGGGCACTTTAACCCGGCAGTGACCCTGGCGATGTTGATCGCGGGCAAGGTCGATCTGATGAAAGCTGTCTACTATTGGATCGCTCAGTTTGTCGGCGCGATCGTCGCAGGGTTGCTCATTAAAGGGCTTCTGGGTTTTGCCGGCCCCGCCACAGGAACGCTGACCTCAGACGCGGTCTGGACGGCGGCGATTTTCGAGGCCGTTGTGACTTTCATCTTTGTCAGCGTGATCTTCCAGACCGCGGCCTTCGGAAAAGCCGGCAACCTCGCGCCAGTGGCGATCGGCTTCACGTTGGCTGCCTGTATTTTCGCCGCTGGGCCATTTACCGGCGGATCGCTGAATCCTGCTCGCACATTCGGCCCTGCGTTGGCGTCCGGTGATCTCTCCTACTTTATCCCGTACTTCGTCGGGATATTCGGCGGTGCCGCGCTTGCGGCGTTGGTACAGACTCGTCTCCTGAACGATTGA
- a CDS encoding HAMP domain-containing protein: MRGRLPAFVGVAALLPVLASLFAGMRIASRARQAAVAVEQLAAGHRTARADVGPQDELGRIGSALNAYANYVQEKADELRGQLRQARQDGLRLEAAIANMPDGVVVLDLSGSVILMNAPARTVLGASQHTEDSVRLTAAVTDKLGEALAPGVYALGDPLRISVENRIIQAQVAAVMSTENARLGTVIVLREVASEDDALMVTHEESVIPLETLVWKVTNEWRQIAETNNVDLQVDIKARGLKVRGDIQRLSWALGGVMDNALKYTPTGGTIVIQAREPENGAITIRLRDSGVGIKREELPHVFTRFYRGTPVTEDGRPIKVPGMGQGLALTKEIIEAHGGAVSVKSKPGSGTAVYVTLPLAEAE, encoded by the coding sequence TTGCGCGGTCGGCTTCCTGCGTTTGTCGGCGTTGCCGCACTACTGCCTGTGCTTGCCTCGTTATTTGCCGGGATGCGGATTGCCAGCCGCGCGCGTCAGGCCGCGGTCGCCGTGGAGCAGCTTGCCGCCGGCCATCGCACCGCCCGTGCCGATGTCGGACCTCAGGATGAACTCGGTCGCATCGGTTCAGCGCTCAATGCATACGCGAACTATGTGCAGGAAAAGGCCGACGAACTGCGCGGCCAGCTCCGGCAGGCGCGCCAGGACGGTTTGCGTCTCGAAGCGGCCATCGCAAATATGCCTGATGGTGTCGTGGTGCTGGATCTGTCCGGCAGCGTGATCCTGATGAACGCGCCAGCCCGAACTGTTCTCGGCGCGTCTCAGCACACCGAAGACTCCGTTCGCCTGACCGCGGCGGTCACCGACAAGCTCGGCGAAGCCCTCGCACCCGGCGTGTATGCCCTCGGCGACCCGCTCCGTATCAGCGTGGAAAACCGTATCATTCAGGCGCAGGTCGCGGCGGTCATGAGCACCGAAAACGCGCGCCTCGGCACCGTGATTGTGCTGCGCGAAGTTGCCAGCGAAGATGACGCGCTGATGGTCACCCACGAAGAGTCGGTGATCCCGCTCGAAACGCTGGTGTGGAAAGTAACCAATGAATGGCGCCAGATCGCCGAAACGAATAATGTCGACCTTCAGGTCGATATCAAGGCGCGCGGTCTCAAGGTCAGGGGCGATATTCAGCGTCTGAGCTGGGCGCTGGGCGGCGTAATGGATAACGCGCTCAAGTATACGCCGACCGGCGGCACGATCGTGATCCAGGCGCGTGAGCCGGAAAATGGCGCCATCACGATCCGCCTGCGCGACAGCGGCGTCGGCATCAAGCGTGAAGAACTGCCGCACGTCTTCACCCGTTTCTATCGCGGCACGCCTGTTACCGAAGATGGCCGGCCGATCAAGGTTCCCGGCATGGGGCAGGGGCTGGCGCTGACCAAGGAAATCATCGAGGCGCACGGCGGCGCGGTGTCCGTGAAGAGCAAGCCTGGCTCGGGGACCGCCGTCTATGTCACGCTGCCGCTGGCCGAAGCCGAGTAA